The genomic segment TAGGCCTCGAGGGTCTTGAGGAGTTTGGGGGGCAGGGGTAGGTAGCGCTCCACCAGGGCCTTCAGGTCCTCGGGGGACTGCTGCAGGAGCACGAAGGCCACGGGGTCCAGGCCGCTGAAGGAGAGGGCCTCCCCGCCTCTGGCGGCCTTCAGGGCGATGAGGGCCTCGCGATAGGCCTGCTGCACCTCACCTGCTGCGTGCACGGCGGAATAGCCCAGGCGGCTTCCCGGGGGGAGGGCCTGGAGGAGGCTTTGGGCTTCCTTGCGGGGGCTGTGCACCTGCCACATGGCCGCCACCCGGTTGCCCCGCACCGTGAGGAGGTAGGGCACGCCCAGGCGGTCCAGGAAGGTGCCCGCCCGCCGCCTTAGCTCCAAGGTGGCCTCCCGCCGCCTCTCCTCCGCCAGCCGGTGGCGGCCCGGCACCTCCGGGGGCTCCACCAGGGCCAACACCCACTCCACCCCCTCGGCGAAGCCGAAGGCGAAGAGGCGTTCGGGCTCGGCCTCCCCCAGGATCAGGCCCTCCAGAAGGGCCCCGCCCAGGGACTCCTCCCGCATCCTCTCCAGGGAGCGTTCCAGGGCCCGCACCCGGAGGAGCCGGGCCGCTACCTCCAAAAGCCCCCGGGCCTGGTGTAGGGTTTCCTCCGGTCCGTAGGCCGCCAGGATGCCCTCCCCCGCCTCCAAAGCCCGCCACCCCCGCCCCTCCCCGGGTTCCTTGGGGTGGTGCGGGGGTACGGGGCCGGCGAAGCCCAGCACCTCCCCCCAGGGAGCCACCCGGGCCAGGGCCAGGCCCGTAGCCTGATGGAGCACCTCCAGAAAAGGTCGCTCGGGGAGCTTCAGAAGCAGATCCAAAAGCCCCGCCAGGGCCAGCCCTGGTCCTAGGGCGAAAAGGCGGAGGGCGAGGGCCCTTTCCAGCTCCTCCCGCTGGAGCCAAGGGGGGTAGAGGGCCACCCCCAGGCCCTCCTGGTGGGCGAAGGCTTCCACCTCTGGGTCTGGGGCGGGAAGAAGGAGGCCTGACGCGGTGCGGTACCGCCACAGGTGCCCCTCGGGGCGGAAGAGGAGGAGGGCTCCCTCCAGGGGAAGCAGGGGCTTGGGTTCGTCCAGGAGGTAGAGGACCGGCCGCTCCGAGGGTACCCGGACCTCGAGGCCCAGCCCCTGGGCCAGGGCCCGGAAAGCGATGGAGGATTGCGCAAACTCTGGTAAGGCCATTGTGTATTTTAACAATATAGCCCTGCACGGACTACGGCAAGAGGAGGGGATTGGCTCTAATTCACAAGATTCAGCTGAAGTTTGGCGCTTCGCACAATTGCTCCGGAGCCCCTGCGGGGCCATCCTGAAAGGCGAAAGGAGCACCATGTTCCGCGGGTCCATCCCCCCCCTACCTACCCCCTTTCGCCAGGGGCGCGTCGACGAGGAGGCCTTGAGGAGGCTCGTGGAGCGGGCCATCCGGGGAGGTTCCCACGGGATCAGCGTGGGGGGCACCACCGGGGAGCCCGGCACCCAGACCCTGGAGGAGCGA from the Thermus thermamylovorans genome contains:
- a CDS encoding PucR family transcriptional regulator, whose translation is MALPEFAQSSIAFRALAQGLGLEVRVPSERPVLYLLDEPKPLLPLEGALLLFRPEGHLWRYRTASGLLLPAPDPEVEAFAHQEGLGVALYPPWLQREELERALALRLFALGPGLALAGLLDLLLKLPERPFLEVLHQATGLALARVAPWGEVLGFAGPVPPHHPKEPGEGRGWRALEAGEGILAAYGPEETLHQARGLLEVAARLLRVRALERSLERMREESLGGALLEGLILGEAEPERLFAFGFAEGVEWVLALVEPPEVPGRHRLAEERRREATLELRRRAGTFLDRLGVPYLLTVRGNRVAAMWQVHSPRKEAQSLLQALPPGSRLGYSAVHAAGEVQQAYREALIALKAARGGEALSFSGLDPVAFVLLQQSPEDLKALVERYLPLPPKLLKTLEAYIASGNVEEAAGALHIHPNTLRYRLRRIEATLGPLSRPEVLARVHLALRARDLLVG